In the genome of Quercus robur chromosome 3, dhQueRobu3.1, whole genome shotgun sequence, one region contains:
- the LOC126717585 gene encoding 1-aminocyclopropane-1-carboxylate oxidase homolog 1-like isoform X6 produces MVDTHLNQNSVQDVLDYDRQKELKAFDDTKAGVKGLVDSGIVKIPPIFVIPTDELSCEKSYSGSTHLQVPVIDLKDIHEGGVQRKQVVEKIQHASETWGLFQIVNHGIPEDVLDDMIKGIRRFHEQQTEVKREYYSRDVPKNVNFLSNYHLYKAKFANWRDTLSFSMAPVAPSPEEYPAVCSYSQQVKRLGLSLLELLSEGLGLRSNHLAEMECAAGHSLVCHYYPACPEPNRTMGTSEHTDPDFFTILLQDQIGGLQALYQNQWVDIPPVTGALVVNLGDLFQLISNDKFISATHRVLANQVGPRISVACFFSNHMQKQMQLNRLYGPIKELLSDDNPPLYRETSEKEYALCYVSKGLGNSALDHFRQ; encoded by the exons ATGGTGGACACCCATCTGAACCAAAATTCAGTCCAAGATGTTTTGGACTATGATAGACAGAAAGAGCTGAAAGCCTTTGATGATACTAAGGCAGGTGTTAAAGGACTTGTTGACTCTGGGATAGTGAAAATCCCTCCCATATTTGTGATACCAACAGATGAACTCTCATGTGAGAAATCATATTCAGGATCAACCCACCTCCAGGTTCCAGTGATTGACCTCAAAGACATCCATGAAGGCGGTGTTCAACGAAAACAAGTTGTTGAGAAAATTCAGCATGCTTCAGAGACATGGGGGCTCTTCCAGATTGTGAATCATGGGATCCCTGAAGATGTCCTGGATGATATGATCAAAGGAATTCGCAGATTTCATGAACAACAAACTGAAGTAAAAAGGGAGTATTACTCGCGTGATGTACCAAAGAACGTGAATTTTTTGAGTAATTATCACCTTTATAAGGCAAAATTTGCTAACTGGAGAGATACTTTGTCTTTTTCCATGGCTCCTGTTGCTCCAAGTCCTGAAGAATATCCAGCAGTCTGCAG TTATTCACAGCAAGTAAAGAGGCTGGGACTTTCCCTCTTGGAGTTACTATCCGAGGGCCTGGGGCTCAGATCTAATCATCTGGCTGAGATGGAGTGTGCTGCAGGACACAGCCTTGTCTGTCACTACTATCCAGCATGCCCTGAGCCTAACAGAACAATGGGAACCAGTGAGCACACAGATCCTGATTTCTTCACTATTCTTCTACAAGACCAAATTGGAGGCCTACAAGCCCTTTACCAAAATCAGTGGGTTGATATCCCTCCAGTGACAGGAGCTTTAGTGGTTAATCTTGGGGACCTTTTTCAG CTTATCTCAAATGACAAGTTCATAAGTGCGACACATAGAGTCCTGGCCAACCAAGTAGGCCCTAGAATATCAGTGGCATGTTTCTTCAGCAATCATATGCAGAAGCAGATGCAGCTCAATCGGCTTTATGGTCCAATAAAAGAGTTGTTATCAGATGACAATCCTCCTTTATACAGGGAAACATCGGAGAAGGAATATGCTCTCTGCTATGTCTCAAAAGGACTCGGCAACTCTGCACTTGATCATTTCAGACAGTGA